A single window of Larimichthys crocea isolate SSNF chromosome XII, L_crocea_2.0, whole genome shotgun sequence DNA harbors:
- the LOC104927165 gene encoding apoptosis regulator BAX isoform X1, with amino-acid sequence MACEGNGISDERIGEALIKEVIKEELKDVSSDCPPLTPLAVEVKTAQEQKIVTQLGIMIRIIGDRVKDDKEFQDAIDGVACCPGSKWDRFKEVAAKVFQHGINWERIAVLFYVAGKLAVRLVEAHLPQSVTDILKWTVDFFKKNLLGWIREHGGWLLNLSPTCNLHRKIVTQRSLDLCPMVGETWSNNNLGSIKLLVREIKSYNPGQPCYDLPQSVILSGSVLRRRRPQCSKNQTALTLHYVMM; translated from the exons ATGGCGTGTGAAGGAAACGGTATTTCAG ATGAGCGGATAGGCGAGGCTCTGATCAAAga GGTCATAAAGGAGGAGCTGAAGGATGTGTCCTCAGACTGCCCGCCCCTCACCCCGCTGGCTGTGGAAGTGAAGACAGCGCAGGAGCAGAAAATAGTGACTCAGCTGGGGATAATGATCCGGATCATCGGCGACCGGGTCAAAGACGACAAGGAGTTCCAAGA CGCCATAGATGGGGTGGCTTGTTGCCCCGGCTCTAAGTGGGACAGATTCAAGGAAGTGGCGGCCAAAGTGTTCCAACATGGGATCAACTGGGAGAGGATCGCTGTGCTCTTCTACGTCGCCGGCAAGCTGGCTGTCAGG TTGGTGGAAGCCCATCTCCCTCAGTCTGTGACGGACATCCTAAAGTGGACTGTGGACTTTTTCAAAAAGAATCTGCTGGGCTGGATTCGGGAGCACGGAGGATGG cttctaaatctgagtccgactTGCAATTTACAccgcaaaatagtgacacaaagaagtttagatttgtgtccgatggttgGAGAGACATGGAGTAACAATAACCTGGGCTCAATAAAGCTGTTagtcagagaaataaaaagttacaaCCCCGGACAACCCTGCTACGATTTGCCGCAATCCGTGATCCTGTCTGGATCCGTGCTTAGGAGAAGACGACCGCAGTGTTCAAAGAATCAGACTGCACTTACACTACACTACGTCATGATGTGA
- the LOC104927165 gene encoding apoptosis regulator BAX isoform X2 yields the protein MACEGNGISDERIGEALIKEVIKEELKDVSSDCPPLTPLAVEVKTAQEQKIVTQLGIMIRIIGDRVKDDKEFQDAIDGVACCPGSKWDRFKEVAAKVFQHGINWERIAVLFYVAGKLAVRLVEAHLPQSVTDILKWTVDFFKKNLLGWIREHGGWINSFSDLAVASMQGVSSLSSHSYGLIFIFVAGLAIGSFITWRMTKH from the exons ATGGCGTGTGAAGGAAACGGTATTTCAG ATGAGCGGATAGGCGAGGCTCTGATCAAAga GGTCATAAAGGAGGAGCTGAAGGATGTGTCCTCAGACTGCCCGCCCCTCACCCCGCTGGCTGTGGAAGTGAAGACAGCGCAGGAGCAGAAAATAGTGACTCAGCTGGGGATAATGATCCGGATCATCGGCGACCGGGTCAAAGACGACAAGGAGTTCCAAGA CGCCATAGATGGGGTGGCTTGTTGCCCCGGCTCTAAGTGGGACAGATTCAAGGAAGTGGCGGCCAAAGTGTTCCAACATGGGATCAACTGGGAGAGGATCGCTGTGCTCTTCTACGTCGCCGGCAAGCTGGCTGTCAGG TTGGTGGAAGCCCATCTCCCTCAGTCTGTGACGGACATCCTAAAGTGGACTGTGGACTTTTTCAAAAAGAATCTGCTGGGCTGGATTCGGGAGCACGGAGGATGG ATCAACAGTTTCTCGGACCTGGCGGTGGCGTCCATGCAGGGCGTGTCATCGCTGAGCTCTCACAGCTACGgcctcatcttcatctttgtcGCCGGGCTGGCTATAGGAAGCTTTATCACCTGGAGGATGACcaaacactga